The following are from one region of the Streptomyces decoyicus genome:
- a CDS encoding rhomboid-like protein: MQLGAYATAQLPGRRRTELLRTHSTNVDNLRAGRWQTLATSAVFVEDPLPVAYSAALLAALGTAEARWGVWRAAGVFAAGHAGASLLVYGALRRRTRAGTPTATATAASARVSPTHATEETGAEPPDTTARAIDVGASYGFNATVGALAATVPHHGARAAATAGLLALGVRPVLRRGRTFTDVGHLAALVIGVALGTGMRVGTGMRAGAGAEANSQIRA, translated from the coding sequence GTGCAGCTCGGCGCGTATGCCACCGCGCAGCTGCCCGGCCGGCGGCGAACGGAGCTGCTGCGTACGCACTCCACCAACGTCGACAATCTGCGGGCCGGCCGGTGGCAGACGCTGGCCACCAGCGCCGTGTTCGTCGAGGATCCGCTGCCGGTGGCGTACAGCGCCGCGCTGCTCGCCGCGCTCGGCACGGCCGAGGCGCGATGGGGCGTATGGCGTGCGGCGGGGGTGTTCGCGGCCGGCCATGCGGGGGCCAGCCTGCTGGTCTACGGGGCCCTGCGGCGGCGGACGCGGGCAGGCACCCCCACCGCCACCGCCACCGCGGCCTCCGCCCGGGTCTCCCCCACCCACGCCACCGAGGAAACGGGTGCGGAGCCGCCGGACACGACCGCACGGGCCATCGACGTCGGAGCGAGCTACGGCTTCAACGCCACCGTGGGCGCCCTCGCCGCGACCGTCCCGCACCACGGCGCGCGGGCCGCGGCGACGGCCGGTCTGCTGGCACTGGGCGTACGCCCCGTACTGCGCCGCGGGCGGACGTTCACCGACGTCGGGCATCTGGCAGCGCTCGTGATCGGAGTGGCGCTGGGGACGGGGATGCGGGTCGGCACGGGGATGCGGGCGGGGGCGGGGGCGGAGGCGAACTCCCAGATCCGGGCGTGA
- a CDS encoding winged helix-turn-helix domain-containing protein: protein MTNVRTLTAGSATAPLPAQPAPHPHRHRLRAVAPDEAHPLPATAPGGAAPDHSVQSVSELLNSGATWLPAPQHSLPALPGQPPMVGYLVLVPAEQVAAAPPAAGPVVSAPTGDEIVRIDPEQRTAQVQGRPLDLTYLEFELLAHLVAHPHRVHTRDQLVTTVWGYGHVGDGRTVDVHVARLRRKLGAAHRSSIVTVRRVGYKYVPSL, encoded by the coding sequence ATGACGAACGTCCGTACCCTGACCGCCGGTTCCGCGACGGCTCCCCTCCCCGCCCAGCCCGCCCCGCACCCGCACCGTCACCGCCTGCGCGCCGTAGCACCCGACGAGGCCCACCCGTTGCCCGCCACCGCCCCGGGCGGAGCCGCTCCGGACCACAGCGTCCAGTCGGTGTCCGAGCTGCTGAACTCGGGCGCCACCTGGCTTCCGGCACCGCAGCACAGCCTGCCCGCGCTGCCCGGTCAGCCGCCGATGGTCGGCTATCTCGTCCTCGTACCCGCCGAGCAGGTCGCGGCCGCGCCGCCGGCCGCCGGGCCCGTGGTGAGCGCGCCGACCGGCGACGAGATCGTGCGGATCGACCCCGAACAGCGCACCGCACAGGTCCAGGGCCGGCCGCTGGACCTGACCTACCTCGAATTCGAGCTGCTGGCCCATCTGGTGGCGCATCCGCACCGGGTGCACACCCGCGACCAGCTGGTGACCACGGTGTGGGGCTACGGGCACGTCGGCGACGGCCGTACGGTCGATGTCCATGTCGCCCGGCTGCGCCGCAAGTTGGGCGCCGCGCACCGGTCGTCGATCGTGACGGTGCGGCGGGTCGGCTACAAGTACGTGCCGAGCCTCTGA
- a CDS encoding DedA family protein, producing the protein MFEQLDQLTEPLQGMLGSPWLWLIVLLVSGLDALLPFMPSETTVVLVAVLIGPDLPLLALLAGVAAAGALAGDCLGYAVGRYAGPRAIARLLRGRRGRARHTRARARIERHAALLVIAGRFLPGGRVVAALSTGSVRFPLRRFVLLDALGAGIWAVCSAALGGLGGAALTDSPAKAMLPASGTGVVVACGVGYLHRRAPRRTGNGPAPGSERCPAGRGSGSPPGRGPARRASEPRPQRLGTYL; encoded by the coding sequence ATGTTTGAGCAGCTGGACCAGCTCACCGAGCCGCTCCAGGGCATGCTGGGCTCGCCCTGGCTGTGGCTGATCGTCCTGCTGGTGTCCGGCCTCGACGCGCTGCTGCCGTTCATGCCGAGCGAGACCACCGTGGTCCTGGTCGCCGTGCTCATCGGCCCCGACCTGCCGCTGCTCGCCCTGCTGGCGGGCGTCGCGGCGGCCGGGGCACTGGCCGGTGACTGCCTCGGTTATGCGGTGGGACGGTACGCGGGCCCGCGCGCGATCGCCCGGCTGCTGCGGGGCCGGCGCGGGCGGGCCCGGCACACCAGGGCCCGCGCGAGGATCGAACGGCATGCCGCGCTGCTCGTCATCGCCGGCCGCTTCCTGCCCGGCGGCCGGGTGGTCGCGGCGCTGTCCACCGGGAGCGTCCGGTTCCCGCTGCGCCGCTTCGTCCTGCTGGACGCGCTGGGCGCGGGCATCTGGGCGGTGTGCAGCGCCGCCCTCGGCGGTCTGGGCGGCGCGGCGCTCACCGATTCCCCGGCGAAGGCGATGCTGCCGGCTTCCGGAACCGGGGTGGTGGTGGCGTGCGGTGTGGGATATCTGCACCGGCGGGCGCCCCGGAGGACGGGGAACGGACCCGCCCCGGGGAGCGAGCGCTGTCCGGCCGGGCGGGGGAGCGGCTCCCCGCCCGGCCGCGGCCCCGCGAGGAGGGCCTCCGAGCCCCGGCCTCAGAGGCTCGGCACGTACTTGTAG
- a CDS encoding lysophospholipid acyltransferase family protein, producing the protein MNGPWDVWSGCTPDCAAHALPRVPATRIARRGAAFAHTVRRALTDGERMADPVRLRAHAGALLEALGVRVEGAASLTAGDGTGTLIVLNHISWLDILALLAVEPVTLLAKREVGGWPVVGGLARRAGTHFIDRTSPRRLRHTVQEVAELLGSGRSVAVFPQATTWCTADQGTFRRATFQAALDAGAPVRPVTLGYTQQGLPSTVAAFCGEDTFAASLRRVLAARELTVRVTAHPVLTAADGRLGRRELAERAARAVLGGRPGAGAVVRQAPARPALLPAAPRPGSSVPDAPVRDTPAHV; encoded by the coding sequence GTGAACGGTCCCTGGGACGTCTGGTCCGGCTGCACCCCGGACTGCGCCGCACACGCGCTGCCGCGCGTACCGGCGACCCGTATCGCCCGCCGCGGCGCCGCGTTCGCCCACACCGTGCGGCGGGCGCTGACGGACGGCGAGCGGATGGCCGACCCGGTACGGCTGCGGGCCCACGCCGGGGCGCTGCTGGAGGCGCTCGGCGTCCGCGTCGAGGGCGCGGCCTCCCTCACCGCGGGGGACGGCACCGGCACCCTCATCGTCCTCAACCACATCTCCTGGCTCGACATCCTCGCCCTGCTCGCCGTCGAACCGGTCACCCTGCTCGCCAAGCGCGAGGTCGGCGGCTGGCCGGTCGTCGGCGGCCTGGCCCGCAGGGCAGGTACGCACTTCATCGACCGTACGAGTCCCCGCCGGCTGCGGCACACCGTCCAGGAGGTGGCCGAACTGCTCGGCTCCGGGCGGTCGGTGGCGGTCTTCCCGCAGGCCACCACTTGGTGCACGGCCGACCAGGGCACCTTCCGCCGGGCCACCTTCCAGGCCGCCCTCGACGCGGGTGCGCCGGTCCGCCCGGTGACCCTCGGCTACACCCAGCAGGGGCTGCCCAGCACGGTGGCCGCGTTCTGTGGCGAGGACACCTTTGCCGCCTCGCTGCGCCGGGTGCTCGCCGCCCGTGAGCTGACCGTACGGGTCACCGCGCATCCGGTGCTGACGGCGGCGGACGGGCGCCTGGGCCGGCGGGAGTTGGCGGAGCGGGCGGCGCGCGCGGTGCTGGGCGGCCGGCCGGGAGCGGGGGCGGTGGTACGGCAGGCGCCCGCGCGGCCCGCACTCCTGCCCGCCGCGCCGCGGCCGGGCTCCTCCGTGCCGGATGCTCCTGTGCGGGACACCCCGGCCCATGTTTGA
- a CDS encoding GNAT family N-acetyltransferase: MSMASTASAAVPHTTPAPAPASVPAPAPAPATAPATALTPATAPADPGYTAEIAGTREQIRAAQRLRHQVFAEEMGATLHSPLAGHDIDAVDELADHLVVTHTATGEVVGTYRLLPPGRSPRLYSDGEFDLGALAGLRPSLIEAGRSCVHPDHRGGAVMTRMWAALARYTLLSGHRYLAGCASVPLADGGTAAAHAWGLGRTRYAAPPELQVTPHHPWHATLPVPDRPGLAQLPPLLRGYLRIGAFICGAPAHDPEFDVADFFVVLDMERLGDRYRRYFLGER; encoded by the coding sequence ATGAGCATGGCATCGACCGCGTCCGCCGCCGTCCCCCACACCACTCCCGCCCCCGCACCGGCATCCGTACCCGCCCCCGCACCGGCACCAGCAACCGCACCAGCAACCGCCCTCACACCGGCAACCGCCCCCGCCGACCCCGGCTACACCGCGGAGATCGCCGGCACCCGCGAGCAGATCCGCGCCGCACAGCGGCTGCGTCACCAGGTCTTCGCCGAGGAGATGGGCGCGACCCTGCACTCCCCGCTGGCCGGCCACGACATCGACGCCGTCGACGAACTCGCCGACCACCTCGTCGTCACCCACACCGCCACCGGCGAAGTCGTCGGCACCTACCGGCTGCTGCCGCCCGGCCGCAGCCCGCGGCTGTACTCCGACGGCGAGTTCGACCTCGGCGCCCTGGCGGGGCTGCGCCCCTCCCTCATCGAGGCCGGCCGCTCCTGTGTGCACCCCGACCACCGCGGTGGCGCCGTCATGACCCGGATGTGGGCCGCGCTCGCCCGCTACACCCTGCTCTCCGGCCACCGCTACCTCGCCGGCTGCGCCTCCGTCCCGCTCGCCGACGGCGGCACCGCCGCCGCCCACGCCTGGGGGCTGGGCCGGACCCGCTACGCCGCACCGCCCGAGCTCCAGGTCACCCCGCACCACCCCTGGCACGCCACGCTCCCCGTCCCCGACCGCCCCGGCCTCGCCCAGCTGCCGCCGCTGCTCCGCGGCTATCTGCGCATCGGCGCGTTCATCTGCGGCGCGCCCGCCCACGACCCCGAGTTCGATGTCGCCGATTTCTTCGTCGTCCTGGACATGGAACGGCTGGGCGACCGCTACCGGCGCTACTTCCTGGGGGAGCGGTGA
- a CDS encoding alpha-N-acetylglucosaminidase, whose product MSRPSRRALLGTAGAIGAGAALGGAAPAGTSARSRERAPAYDSARAYDTAPAQAALARLLPRHADQFQLVPLAPDGGADRFRVQGRAGRITVSGTTPAVLLTGVNWYLKYTCRAHLSWAGDQTALPDRLPAPASPMERATSLPHRFALNDTHDGYTAPYADWPHWERMIDVLALHGVNEVLVTPGSEAVYHRLLTDFGYSDTEARGWLPAPSHQPWWLLQNMSGYDGPLSRQLIDKRAELGRRITDRLRALGMRPVLPGYFGTVPDGFAARNPGARTVPQGTWSGLKRPDWLDPRTDVFAAAAASFYRHQQQLLGPADHFKMDLLHEGGDPGDVPVPDAARAVEKALRTARPDATWVILGWQENPRRDLLDAVDHDRMLIVDGLSDLDTVTDRERDWGGVPYAFGSIPNFGGRTTIGAKTHIWAERFTAWRDKPGSELAGTAYMPEAAERDPAAFELFSELAWRERPVDRTAWFDGYADLRYGARDEGARAAYAALRTSAYEISSKDGRPHDSVFAARPSLAARSGTVWATHTPAFDPAGFDTAFAALLRVRPALRGSDAYRHDLTDAARQALANRSWQLIGQLQEAYRRKDRATFRALSGLWLRLMRLSDEVTGAHRLFLLGPWLADARAMATGPEEEARLEHSARALITTWADRATADGGSLANYANRDWHGLIGEVHLPQWQAYLDELSDALAADRPPKTFDWYALEEPWTRARTGHPLRPTTDAYRTAQRVHDTLAKAPYQGTITVTADPSALPPGGRATVTAALRNVNGLRATGRVDFALTGIDATASGPVSLPSLPPGGTGRARWQVTAPAGPLNAPLHPLPYDLSADYGPKGEPRVRAARHGTLFVAGPLDDELRTVTTNAAVFGQLGDRLAVNGGGADLWKATAEFGAVYRPGALTAGGSATVEVTSQDPTGPWARAGLIVRNRLAPPSAPGTPDALGFLNLSVTPANGVVLSYDANGDGTLDTYRRITGITAPVLLRLTRGKDGAGGGTYTGSCSTDDGATWREIATVTVPAAAARQDAGLHQSAANSATGDRGTAEFRRWNPA is encoded by the coding sequence GTGAGCCGACCGTCACGACGCGCACTGTTGGGAACCGCCGGAGCGATCGGCGCCGGAGCGGCGCTCGGCGGGGCCGCCCCCGCCGGGACTTCCGCCCGGAGCCGGGAGCGGGCACCGGCGTACGACTCCGCACGGGCGTATGACACCGCACCGGCGCAGGCGGCGCTGGCCCGGCTGCTGCCCCGGCACGCCGATCAGTTCCAGCTGGTGCCGCTCGCCCCGGACGGCGGCGCCGACCGCTTCCGGGTGCAGGGCCGGGCGGGCCGGATCACGGTCTCCGGGACCACCCCCGCGGTGCTGCTGACCGGCGTGAACTGGTACCTCAAATACACCTGCCGGGCCCATCTGTCGTGGGCCGGCGACCAGACGGCGCTGCCGGACCGGCTGCCCGCCCCGGCCTCCCCGATGGAGCGGGCCACCTCTCTGCCGCACCGCTTCGCCCTCAACGACACCCACGACGGTTACACCGCCCCGTACGCGGACTGGCCGCACTGGGAGCGGATGATCGACGTGCTGGCGCTGCACGGGGTGAACGAGGTGCTGGTCACCCCGGGCTCCGAGGCCGTCTACCACCGGCTGCTGACCGACTTCGGCTACTCCGACACCGAGGCCCGCGGCTGGCTCCCGGCGCCTTCGCACCAGCCGTGGTGGCTGTTGCAGAACATGAGCGGCTACGACGGCCCGCTCAGCCGCCAACTGATCGACAAGAGAGCGGAGTTGGGCCGCAGGATCACCGACCGGCTGCGTGCGCTGGGCATGCGTCCCGTCCTGCCCGGCTACTTCGGCACCGTCCCGGACGGTTTCGCCGCCCGCAACCCCGGGGCGCGCACCGTGCCGCAGGGCACCTGGTCCGGCCTCAAGCGCCCCGACTGGCTCGATCCGCGCACCGACGTCTTCGCCGCGGCCGCCGCCTCCTTCTACCGCCACCAGCAGCAACTCCTGGGACCTGCGGACCACTTCAAGATGGACCTGCTGCACGAGGGCGGCGACCCCGGGGACGTCCCCGTACCGGACGCCGCCCGCGCCGTCGAGAAGGCGCTGCGCACCGCCCGCCCCGATGCCACCTGGGTGATCCTGGGCTGGCAGGAGAACCCCCGGCGCGATCTGCTGGACGCCGTCGACCACGACCGGATGCTGATCGTGGACGGCCTCAGCGACCTGGACACGGTCACCGACCGGGAGCGGGACTGGGGCGGGGTGCCGTACGCCTTCGGCTCCATCCCCAACTTCGGCGGCCGCACCACCATCGGCGCCAAGACCCACATCTGGGCCGAGCGCTTCACCGCCTGGCGCGACAAGCCGGGCAGCGAGCTCGCCGGGACCGCGTACATGCCGGAGGCCGCCGAGCGCGACCCGGCCGCCTTCGAGCTGTTCAGCGAGCTGGCCTGGCGGGAGCGCCCGGTGGACCGCACGGCCTGGTTCGACGGCTATGCCGACCTCCGCTACGGCGCCCGCGACGAGGGGGCCCGCGCCGCGTACGCCGCGCTGCGCACCAGCGCGTACGAGATCTCCAGCAAGGACGGCCGTCCGCACGACTCGGTCTTCGCCGCCCGGCCCAGCCTCGCCGCCCGCTCCGGCACGGTCTGGGCCACCCACACCCCGGCCTTCGACCCGGCGGGGTTCGACACCGCGTTCGCCGCGCTGCTGAGGGTCCGCCCGGCGCTGCGCGGCAGCGATGCCTACCGCCACGATCTGACGGATGCCGCCCGGCAGGCCCTCGCCAACCGGTCCTGGCAGCTGATCGGGCAGCTCCAGGAGGCCTACCGGCGCAAGGACCGGGCGACCTTCCGTGCGCTGTCCGGGCTGTGGCTGCGACTGATGCGGCTCAGCGACGAGGTCACCGGCGCGCACCGGCTGTTCCTGCTCGGGCCGTGGCTGGCGGATGCCAGGGCCATGGCGACCGGCCCCGAGGAGGAGGCGCGGCTGGAACACAGCGCCCGTGCGCTGATCACCACCTGGGCGGACCGGGCCACCGCCGACGGCGGCTCGCTCGCCAACTACGCCAACCGCGACTGGCACGGCCTGATCGGCGAGGTCCATCTGCCGCAGTGGCAGGCGTACTTGGACGAACTGTCGGATGCGCTGGCCGCGGACCGGCCGCCGAAGACCTTCGACTGGTACGCCCTGGAAGAGCCCTGGACCCGCGCCCGCACCGGCCATCCCCTGCGCCCGACCACCGACGCGTACCGCACCGCGCAGCGGGTCCACGACACCCTCGCCAAGGCCCCGTACCAGGGCACCATCACGGTCACCGCCGATCCGTCCGCCCTGCCGCCGGGCGGCCGGGCCACCGTCACCGCGGCGCTGCGCAACGTCAACGGGCTGCGGGCGACCGGCCGGGTGGACTTCGCGCTCACCGGCATCGACGCCACCGCGTCGGGCCCGGTGTCGCTGCCGTCGCTCCCGCCCGGCGGCACCGGCCGGGCCCGCTGGCAGGTCACCGCCCCCGCCGGCCCCCTCAACGCCCCCCTGCACCCGCTCCCCTACGACCTCAGCGCCGACTACGGCCCGAAGGGCGAGCCACGGGTCCGCGCGGCGCGGCACGGCACCCTGTTCGTGGCCGGGCCGCTGGACGACGAGCTCAGAACCGTCACCACCAATGCGGCGGTTTTCGGCCAGTTGGGCGACCGGCTGGCCGTCAACGGCGGCGGCGCGGACCTGTGGAAGGCCACCGCCGAGTTCGGCGCGGTCTACCGGCCGGGCGCGCTCACCGCCGGCGGCTCGGCCACCGTCGAGGTCACCTCCCAGGACCCGACCGGCCCCTGGGCCCGCGCCGGCCTCATCGTCCGCAACCGCCTCGCCCCGCCGTCCGCCCCGGGCACACCGGACGCCCTGGGCTTCCTCAACCTGTCCGTCACCCCCGCCAACGGCGTCGTGCTCTCCTACGACGCCAACGGCGACGGCACCCTGGACACCTACCGGCGGATCACCGGCATCACCGCGCCCGTCCTGCTCCGCCTGACCCGCGGGAAGGACGGCGCGGGCGGCGGTACGTACACCGGCTCCTGCTCCACCGACGACGGCGCGACCTGGCGCGAAATCGCCACCGTGACCGTCCCCGCAGCCGCCGCCCGGCAGGACGCCGGTCTGCACCAGTCCGCCGCCAACTCCGCGACCGGGGACCGCGGTACGGCGGAATTCCGCCGGTGGAACCCGGCCTGA
- a CDS encoding DUF397 domain-containing protein: MSAAAEKEWLYALDISDATWQRAPGDAEEAVEIAFLERGAVAMRNSTDPDVVLRYTEAEWRAFVLGARDGEFDLQR, translated from the coding sequence ATGAGTGCCGCAGCTGAGAAGGAGTGGCTCTACGCCCTCGACATCTCCGACGCCACCTGGCAGCGCGCCCCCGGCGACGCCGAGGAGGCCGTGGAGATCGCCTTCCTGGAGCGGGGCGCGGTGGCCATGCGCAACTCCACGGACCCCGATGTGGTACTGCGCTACACCGAGGCGGAGTGGCGGGCGTTCGTACTCGGCGCGCGGGACGGCGAGTTCGACCTACAGCGCTGA